A single region of the Pontibacter kalidii genome encodes:
- a CDS encoding bifunctional 5,10-methylenetetrahydrofolate dehydrogenase/5,10-methenyltetrahydrofolate cyclohydrolase: MTLLDGKKTSEAIQNEIAAEVAAIKAKGGKVPHLAAVLVGNDGGSITYVTNKVATCERIGFGSSLIRYEDTVTEEELLNKIKELNEDEEVDGFIVQLPLPRHIDTEKVIEAIDPKKDVDGFHPTNVGRMVAGLPAYLPATPAGILQLLMRYEIETKGKHCVVIGRSNIVGTPMSILMSKSAYPGNCTVTLCHRHTADLAYHTRQADIIIVAVGQPGLITADMVKEGAVVIDVGTTRVPDASRKSGFRLCGDVDFDSVAEKCSFITPVPGGVGPLTIAMLMTNTLRAAKKEVYG; this comes from the coding sequence ATGACCCTGCTCGACGGAAAAAAAACATCCGAAGCCATTCAGAACGAGATAGCTGCTGAAGTAGCTGCCATTAAAGCCAAAGGTGGCAAGGTGCCGCACCTGGCTGCTGTACTTGTCGGAAACGATGGCGGCTCTATTACTTATGTTACGAATAAAGTGGCTACCTGTGAGCGCATCGGCTTTGGCTCCTCGCTTATCCGTTACGAAGACACCGTTACCGAAGAAGAACTGCTCAACAAGATTAAAGAGCTGAATGAGGATGAGGAAGTAGACGGGTTTATTGTGCAGTTGCCTTTACCCAGGCATATAGATACGGAGAAGGTGATCGAGGCAATCGATCCGAAGAAGGACGTGGACGGTTTCCACCCGACAAATGTGGGCCGCATGGTAGCCGGTTTGCCTGCGTACCTGCCCGCCACGCCCGCCGGTATCCTGCAACTGCTCATGCGCTATGAGATTGAGACAAAAGGCAAGCATTGTGTCGTGATTGGCCGCAGTAATATTGTAGGAACGCCCATGAGCATCCTGATGTCTAAATCGGCTTACCCGGGCAACTGCACCGTTACGCTTTGCCACCGCCATACTGCCGACCTGGCTTACCATACCCGCCAGGCCGATATCATCATTGTGGCCGTGGGGCAACCAGGCCTGATCACAGCGGACATGGTGAAAGAAGGTGCCGTGGTGATAGACGTTGGAACGACGCGCGTGCCGGATGCTAGCCGCAAGTCGGGTTTCAGGTTATGCGGGGACGTTGATTTTGACAGCGTGGCAGAGAAGTGCAGCTTCATTACGCCGGTTCCGGGTGGCGTAGGCCCGCTCACCATTGCCATGCTAATGACGAATACGCTGCGGGCAGCCAAAAAAGAAGTATACGGCTAA
- a CDS encoding 7-carboxy-7-deazaguanine synthase QueE → MEEVKAYKTASIHQVPKDGSRLPLMEAFYTIQGEGGNTGTAAYFIRLGGCDVGCHWCDVKESWDAEAHPLTAVEDIVETAAAYPGKAVVITGGEPLLYNLQPLTEQLQARGIKTYIETSGAYPVSGKWDWICLSPKKFKQPEASVYPFAHELKVIIFNKSDFKWAEEHAAKVGEHCKLYLQPEWSKASEMTPLIVEYVKNNPKWRVSLQTHKYMDIP, encoded by the coding sequence TTGGAAGAAGTAAAAGCATACAAGACAGCCTCCATACACCAGGTGCCGAAAGACGGCAGCAGACTACCGTTGATGGAGGCTTTTTATACGATACAGGGCGAAGGCGGCAACACCGGCACGGCGGCATACTTTATCCGTTTAGGCGGCTGCGATGTGGGTTGCCACTGGTGCGACGTGAAGGAAAGCTGGGATGCTGAGGCACACCCGCTGACTGCGGTGGAGGATATCGTGGAGACGGCCGCCGCCTATCCGGGCAAGGCCGTGGTGATCACGGGCGGCGAACCGCTGCTCTACAACCTGCAGCCGCTCACCGAGCAGCTACAGGCGCGCGGCATCAAAACCTACATCGAAACCTCCGGCGCATACCCGGTGAGCGGCAAGTGGGACTGGATCTGCCTGTCCCCTAAAAAGTTTAAACAGCCCGAAGCCTCCGTTTACCCTTTTGCGCATGAGTTAAAAGTGATTATCTTTAACAAGAGTGACTTTAAGTGGGCCGAAGAGCACGCGGCAAAAGTTGGGGAGCACTGCAAATTATACTTGCAGCCGGAGTGGAGTAAGGCCAGTGAAATGACACCGCTTATCGTTGAGTACGTCAAAAACAACCCGAAATGGCGTGTGTCGTTGCAGACGCATAAGTACATGGACATTCCCTAA
- the rnk gene encoding nucleoside diphosphate kinase regulator yields the protein MENIIYLTELDYKRLIDLIQAHRQGNAPAANIGKLGEELKRAKRVPSEEIPANVITMNSRVLLKDLQGGKELEITLVYPKDADINARKISIFAPVGTAILGCKEGDVVEWPVPSGTINYKIEKVTYQPEASGNYNL from the coding sequence ATGGAAAACATAATTTATCTAACGGAGCTTGATTATAAGCGTCTTATAGACCTGATTCAGGCGCATCGGCAGGGTAATGCACCTGCTGCAAACATTGGCAAATTGGGGGAGGAACTGAAGCGCGCCAAGCGTGTACCTTCCGAGGAAATCCCGGCGAATGTCATCACGATGAACTCCCGTGTGCTGCTGAAGGACCTGCAGGGCGGCAAAGAGCTGGAAATAACGCTGGTGTACCCGAAGGATGCCGATATCAATGCCCGCAAGATATCCATTTTCGCCCCGGTGGGCACGGCTATTCTAGGCTGTAAGGAAGGAGACGTGGTGGAGTGGCCGGTTCCATCGGGCACCATCAACTATAAAATTGAGAAGGTTACCTATCAGCCGGAAGCTTCCGGCAACTATAATTTGTAA
- the lepA gene encoding translation elongation factor 4, with protein sequence MKNIRNFCIIAHIDHGKSTLADRLLEFTSTVAEREMQNQLLDNMDLERERGITIKSHAIQMNYQYKGEDYVLNLIDTPGHVDFSYEVSRSIAACEGALLIVDSSQGIEAQTISNLYLAIGNDLEIIPVLNKIDLPHAMPEEVSDQIIELIGCEREDIIHASGKAGIGIEEILNAICDRIPAPKGDPAAPLQALIFDSVFNSYRGIEVYFRIFNGTLRKGEKVKFINTGKTYEADEIGVLKLNQEPRQEMAAGNVGYLISGIKNAKEVKVGDTITHVERPAQGIQGFEDVKPMVFAGIYPVETSEYEELRASMEKLQLNDASLVWEPETSAALGFGFRCGFLGMLHMEIVQERLEREFDMTVITTVPSVQFHAYTTKDKMVKVNAPSEMPDPNYIDHIEEPFIKAQIISKSDYVGPIITLCMDKRGILKNQTYLTSDRVEMTFEMPLAEIVFDFFDKLKTISRGYASLDYELIGFRPSNMVKLDIMLNGEKVDALSAIVHRDKAYDWGKRLCEKLRELLPRQMFEIAIQAAIGQKIISRETVKAMRKNVLAKCYGGDISRKRKLLEKQKKGKKRMRQVGNVEIPQEAFLAVLKLD encoded by the coding sequence ATGAAGAACATTCGCAATTTCTGCATCATCGCCCACATCGACCACGGTAAGAGTACCCTGGCTGACCGCCTGCTGGAGTTTACCTCTACTGTTGCGGAGCGCGAGATGCAAAACCAGCTGCTCGATAACATGGACCTGGAGCGTGAGCGCGGCATTACGATTAAGAGCCACGCCATCCAGATGAACTACCAGTATAAGGGCGAGGATTACGTGCTCAACCTGATTGATACGCCTGGTCACGTAGACTTTTCCTACGAGGTGTCCCGCTCCATTGCCGCCTGCGAGGGCGCACTACTGATCGTGGACTCTTCGCAGGGCATAGAAGCCCAGACCATCTCTAACTTATACTTAGCGATCGGCAACGATTTGGAGATCATCCCGGTGCTGAACAAGATCGACCTGCCGCATGCCATGCCAGAGGAGGTGTCGGACCAGATCATCGAGCTCATCGGCTGCGAACGGGAAGACATCATACATGCCTCCGGTAAAGCCGGTATCGGAATCGAAGAGATACTGAATGCTATTTGCGATCGAATTCCGGCCCCGAAGGGTGATCCGGCCGCCCCACTGCAGGCATTGATATTCGACTCGGTTTTTAACTCCTACCGCGGCATCGAAGTATACTTCCGTATCTTCAACGGTACCCTCAGGAAAGGGGAGAAGGTGAAATTCATCAACACCGGTAAAACTTACGAGGCCGACGAGATTGGTGTGCTGAAACTGAACCAGGAGCCGCGCCAGGAAATGGCTGCCGGCAACGTGGGCTACCTGATCTCGGGTATCAAGAATGCCAAAGAGGTAAAAGTGGGCGATACCATTACGCATGTGGAGCGTCCGGCCCAGGGAATCCAGGGCTTTGAGGATGTGAAGCCGATGGTTTTTGCCGGCATTTACCCGGTAGAGACGAGCGAATACGAGGAACTGCGCGCTTCCATGGAGAAGTTGCAGCTCAACGACGCCTCGCTGGTGTGGGAGCCGGAGACTTCCGCCGCCCTTGGTTTTGGTTTCCGTTGCGGCTTCCTGGGGATGCTGCACATGGAGATCGTGCAGGAGCGCCTGGAGCGGGAGTTCGACATGACGGTGATTACCACAGTGCCGTCGGTGCAGTTCCATGCCTATACAACCAAAGACAAAATGGTGAAGGTAAATGCCCCTTCCGAGATGCCGGATCCGAACTATATCGACCACATCGAGGAGCCGTTCATTAAGGCGCAAATCATTTCCAAGTCCGATTACGTGGGCCCCATCATCACGCTGTGTATGGACAAGCGCGGTATCCTGAAGAACCAGACCTACTTGACCAGTGACCGCGTGGAGATGACCTTTGAGATGCCGTTGGCTGAGATTGTGTTCGACTTCTTCGATAAGCTGAAGACCATTTCCCGGGGCTATGCCTCCCTGGATTACGAACTGATCGGGTTCCGCCCATCCAACATGGTGAAGCTGGACATTATGCTGAACGGAGAGAAGGTGGACGCGCTGAGCGCCATCGTGCACCGCGACAAAGCCTACGACTGGGGTAAGCGCCTCTGCGAGAAGCTCCGCGAGCTGTTGCCACGCCAGATGTTCGAGATCGCCATACAAGCGGCCATCGGGCAGAAGATCATCTCCCGCGAAACCGTGAAGGCTATGCGCAAGAACGTACTGGCCAAGTGCTACGGCGGTGACATATCGCGTAAGCGCAAGCTCCTCGAGAAACAGAAGAAAGGCAAGAAACGCATGCGCCAGGTAGGCAACGTGGAAATTCCGCAAGAAGCCTTCTTAGCCGTGCTCAAACTTGACTAA
- a CDS encoding methylmalonyl-CoA mutase family protein: MQLTTVEPYKPVNHIRIVTAASLFDGHDAAINIMRRIIQASGAEVIHLGHNRSVQEIVDCAIQEDAQAIAITSYQGGHLEYFKYMYDLLNERGCGHIRVFGGGGGVILPSEIEELHGYGIARIYSPDDGRAMGLQGMINDMLQKCDFPTGQNLNGELKHLRDKDPKAIARLISAAENFPEEARAILDEVKEQAKEVKTPVLGITGTGGAGKSSLVDELVRRFLLDFPEKKIAIISVDPSKRKTGGALLGDRIRMNSISNERVYMRSLATRQSNLALSKYVQDAVDIVKAADFDLIILETSGIGQSDTEIIEHSDMSLYVMTPEYGAATQLEKIDMLDFADVIALNKFDKRGALDAIRDVKKQYKRNHQLWDTSDEEIPVFGTIASQFNDPGMNRLYRAIMSRITEKTGVEFDSNLHTSQEMSEKVYIIPPARTRYLSEISETIRSYDKWSKDQAEVAQKLYGIKKSIEAVQSIEIGDKDRLVKQLEEAYAEVELSLDGQNKKILENWKDKVQAYKNEFYVFKVRDKELKIKTHTESLSHLQIPKVSTPRYEAWGDLLKWNLQENVPGEFPYTAGVFPFKREGEDPTRMFAGEGGPERTNRRFHYVSLGMPAKRLSTAFDSVTLYGEDPDFRPDIYGKIGNSGVSICCLDDAKKLYSGFNLADPMTSVSMTINGPAAILTGFFMNAAIDQQCELYIKEHGLEEEVNRKIEAIYKEKGTERPSYQGELPKGNDGLGLMLLGVTGDQVLPAEVYEPIKTRTLAAVRGTVQADILKEDQAQNTCIFSTEFSLRLMGDVQAYFIDKNVRNFYSVSISGYHIAEAGANPISQLAFTLANGFTFVEYYVSRGMDINKFAPNLSFFFSNGIDPEYAVIGRVARRIWAKAMKHKYGADARSQMLKYHIQTSGRSLHAQEIDFNDIRTTLQALYAIYDNCNSLHTNAYDEAITTPTEASVRRAMAIQLIINRELGLAKNENPLQGSFIIEELTDLVEEAVLTEFDRITERGGVLGAMETMYQRGKIQEESLYYETLKHTGEYPIIGVNTFLSSTGSPTVLPTEVIRATEEEKQYQIAMLQSLQKGNEDRSGEMLKRIQQVAINNGNIFEEMMETVKFCSLGQITNALFEVGGQYRRNM, encoded by the coding sequence ATGCAACTTACTACAGTAGAACCATATAAGCCGGTCAACCATATCCGTATCGTGACAGCGGCTTCCTTGTTCGACGGCCACGACGCAGCGATCAACATCATGCGGCGCATCATCCAGGCTTCGGGCGCCGAAGTGATACACCTGGGCCACAACCGTTCGGTACAGGAAATTGTGGATTGCGCTATACAGGAAGACGCACAGGCCATTGCCATCACTTCTTACCAGGGCGGCCACCTGGAGTACTTCAAGTACATGTACGACCTGCTCAACGAGCGCGGCTGCGGCCACATCCGCGTATTCGGTGGTGGCGGCGGTGTTATACTTCCTTCTGAGATCGAAGAACTGCACGGCTACGGCATCGCCCGCATTTACTCCCCTGACGACGGACGCGCCATGGGTTTACAGGGCATGATCAACGACATGCTGCAAAAGTGCGACTTTCCGACAGGCCAGAACCTGAACGGCGAACTAAAGCACCTGCGCGATAAAGACCCGAAAGCCATTGCCCGCCTGATATCTGCTGCCGAGAATTTCCCGGAAGAAGCCAGAGCCATACTGGATGAAGTAAAAGAGCAGGCGAAAGAAGTAAAGACGCCGGTGTTGGGTATCACGGGTACAGGTGGTGCAGGTAAGTCATCGCTGGTAGACGAGCTGGTACGCCGCTTCCTGCTGGACTTCCCGGAGAAGAAAATTGCCATCATTTCGGTAGACCCTTCGAAACGCAAAACCGGTGGCGCCTTATTGGGTGACCGCATCCGTATGAACTCGATCTCGAACGAGCGCGTGTACATGCGTTCGTTGGCTACCCGCCAAAGCAACCTGGCCCTGAGCAAGTACGTGCAGGACGCTGTGGACATCGTGAAAGCTGCTGATTTCGACCTGATCATCCTCGAAACATCCGGTATTGGACAATCTGACACCGAGATCATCGAGCACTCAGACATGAGCCTGTATGTGATGACGCCGGAGTACGGTGCCGCCACCCAGCTCGAAAAGATCGACATGCTCGACTTTGCCGACGTGATCGCCCTGAATAAATTCGACAAACGCGGTGCCCTCGATGCCATCCGTGATGTGAAGAAACAATACAAGCGCAACCACCAGCTGTGGGACACGAGCGACGAGGAAATTCCGGTTTTCGGTACCATTGCTTCTCAATTCAACGACCCGGGCATGAACCGCCTCTACCGTGCCATAATGTCCAGGATCACGGAGAAGACAGGTGTGGAATTCGACTCTAACCTGCATACTTCGCAGGAAATGTCGGAGAAAGTGTACATCATCCCCCCTGCCCGTACGCGCTACCTGTCTGAAATCTCCGAAACCATCCGCAGCTACGACAAGTGGAGCAAAGACCAGGCGGAAGTAGCGCAGAAACTATACGGCATCAAGAAGTCTATCGAAGCAGTTCAAAGTATAGAAATTGGCGATAAAGACCGCTTGGTGAAGCAACTGGAAGAAGCTTACGCTGAAGTAGAACTGAGCCTGGACGGACAGAACAAGAAGATCCTGGAAAACTGGAAAGACAAAGTTCAGGCCTACAAAAACGAGTTCTACGTGTTCAAGGTGCGTGACAAAGAGCTGAAGATAAAGACGCACACCGAGTCACTTTCTCACCTGCAAATTCCGAAAGTTTCTACGCCGCGCTACGAGGCCTGGGGTGATTTGCTCAAGTGGAACCTGCAGGAGAACGTGCCGGGCGAATTCCCCTACACAGCGGGTGTGTTCCCGTTCAAGCGCGAAGGCGAAGACCCAACCCGTATGTTTGCCGGCGAAGGCGGACCGGAGCGTACGAACCGACGCTTCCACTACGTGAGCCTGGGGATGCCGGCCAAGCGCCTTTCTACGGCCTTTGACTCTGTAACCCTGTACGGCGAAGATCCTGATTTCAGACCCGACATTTACGGCAAGATCGGTAATTCGGGCGTAAGCATTTGCTGCCTGGACGACGCCAAAAAACTGTACTCCGGCTTTAACCTGGCCGATCCGATGACGTCGGTTTCCATGACCATCAACGGCCCGGCGGCCATCCTGACCGGCTTCTTTATGAACGCCGCCATAGACCAGCAATGCGAGCTCTACATCAAAGAGCATGGCCTCGAAGAGGAAGTAAACCGAAAGATCGAAGCCATTTATAAAGAGAAAGGCACGGAGCGCCCAAGTTACCAGGGCGAGCTGCCCAAAGGGAACGATGGCCTGGGTCTGATGCTGCTGGGCGTTACCGGCGATCAGGTACTGCCGGCTGAAGTATACGAGCCGATCAAAACCCGTACCCTGGCGGCCGTACGCGGCACCGTACAGGCCGATATCCTGAAAGAAGACCAGGCACAGAATACTTGCATCTTCTCCACGGAGTTCTCGCTACGTTTGATGGGTGATGTACAAGCCTACTTCATTGACAAGAATGTGCGTAACTTCTACTCGGTGTCTATCTCCGGTTACCACATTGCCGAAGCGGGTGCCAACCCGATTTCGCAGCTGGCCTTCACGCTGGCAAACGGCTTTACGTTTGTGGAGTACTATGTGAGCCGCGGCATGGACATCAACAAGTTTGCGCCGAACTTGAGTTTCTTCTTCTCCAACGGCATCGATCCGGAGTACGCGGTCATTGGCCGTGTGGCCAGAAGAATCTGGGCGAAGGCGATGAAACACAAGTATGGCGCGGATGCCCGTTCGCAGATGCTCAAGTACCACATCCAGACGTCCGGCCGTTCGCTGCACGCGCAGGAAATCGATTTCAACGACATCCGCACCACGCTGCAGGCGCTGTACGCCATCTACGACAACTGTAACTCGCTGCATACCAATGCATACGACGAGGCCATTACCACACCCACCGAGGCTTCGGTACGCCGCGCGATGGCCATTCAGCTGATCATCAACCGAGAGCTGGGACTGGCCAAGAACGAGAACCCGCTGCAGGGCTCGTTCATCATCGAAGAACTGACCGACCTGGTAGAAGAGGCTGTACTGACAGAGTTCGACCGCATCACAGAGCGTGGCGGTGTGCTGGGCGCCATGGAAACCATGTACCAGCGCGGTAAAATTCAGGAGGAGAGTTTGTACTACGAAACCCTCAAGCATACCGGCGAATACCCGATCATCGGCGTAAACACCTTCCTTTCTTCTACAGGCTCTCCTACCGTGCTGCCGACCGAAGTAATCCGTGCCACGGAGGAGGAAAAGCAGTACCAGATAGCCATGCTGCAGTCGCTGCAAAAAGGTAACGAAGATAGATCTGGCGAAATGCTCAAGCGTATTCAGCAGGTAGCCATTAACAACGGTAACATCTTCGAGGAGATGATGGAGACGGTGAAGTTCTGCTCGCTGGGGCAGATCACCAACGCGTTGTTTGAGGTGGGTGGTCAGTACCGCAGAAACATGTAA
- a CDS encoding FKBP-type peptidyl-prolyl cis-trans isomerase, which translates to MDLKEKISYIIGRDMATNLKKQGIEVEAESFMKGLKDVQAGTPSALSQQEVQEAMMALQQEMSQKQNASGTANKQAGEQFLADNKNKEGVQTLPSGLQYMVLKEGTGKSPSASDTVTTHYHGTLIDGTTFDSSYERGQPATFPVNGVIAGWTEALQKMKEGAKWRLFIPAELAYGAQGAGDVIGPNSTLIFDVELLQVK; encoded by the coding sequence ATGGATTTAAAAGAAAAAATCAGCTACATCATTGGCCGCGACATGGCTACCAACCTGAAGAAACAAGGCATTGAGGTGGAGGCCGAGTCGTTTATGAAAGGGCTGAAAGATGTGCAGGCTGGCACCCCTTCCGCGCTGTCGCAGCAGGAGGTACAGGAGGCTATGATGGCGCTGCAGCAGGAAATGTCGCAGAAGCAGAACGCATCGGGCACTGCCAACAAGCAGGCCGGCGAACAGTTTCTGGCTGATAACAAGAACAAGGAAGGTGTACAGACGCTGCCAAGCGGCCTGCAATACATGGTGCTGAAGGAAGGAACGGGCAAATCTCCGTCGGCCTCCGATACAGTTACCACCCATTACCATGGCACTTTGATCGACGGCACCACCTTCGACTCGTCTTATGAGCGCGGGCAGCCGGCCACTTTCCCGGTAAACGGCGTGATAGCGGGCTGGACAGAGGCGCTGCAGAAAATGAAGGAAGGCGCCAAGTGGAGACTCTTTATACCGGCAGAGCTGGCATACGGAGCGCAAGGCGCCGGCGACGTAATCGGGCCAAACTCTACGCTGATCTTCGACGTGGAGCTACTGCAGGTGAAATAA
- a CDS encoding FMN-binding glutamate synthase family protein encodes MATTISVRRTFSYVLVSAYLVTLFLSIFDRQMLWLLLLLGPLHLVYLYNIRQAKHTLLRNYPLVGYLRYFFESIRPEFRQYFFESDTDGKPFSRRQRSIVYQRAKNQRQTVPFGMHSNSLEVGYEWIAHTMFPVHVKVEDLRVTVGSSRCKQPYSASIYNISAMSYGSLSKTAVTALSAGAKLGGFAHNTGEGGVSPFHIEGGGDLIWQIGTGYFGCRDKNGNFSEDLFREQVAHPHIKMVEIKLSQGAKPGHGGILPAAKNTPEIAAIRKVEPYTTVASPPSHSAFKDQFTLLLYIEKLRVLSEGKPIGIKLCIGNKQEFERLCQEMMHNRIYPDFITIDGAEGGTGAAPLEFTDSLGMPLYDALAFAQSTLRKYGLREEIKLVAAGKIITGVDIIKAVSLGADICYSARGMMFALGCIQALQCDSGRCPVGIATQDKNLYQGLDVADKRVRVANFHGNTIKSTIEVMEACGFNSINSITPDKIFRRVEQGRNMSFKELYFPKSQAASNITRNYVLN; translated from the coding sequence ATGGCAACGACTATTAGCGTCAGGCGCACGTTTTCATACGTGTTAGTAAGTGCTTACTTAGTTACGCTTTTTTTATCCATTTTCGATAGGCAAATGCTCTGGCTGCTGCTGTTACTGGGGCCGCTGCACCTGGTGTACCTGTATAACATCCGGCAGGCAAAGCACACTCTGCTGCGCAACTACCCGCTGGTGGGGTACCTGCGCTACTTCTTCGAAAGTATTCGGCCGGAGTTCCGGCAGTATTTTTTTGAGTCCGACACCGACGGCAAGCCTTTTAGCCGGCGCCAGCGGTCCATCGTGTACCAGCGCGCCAAGAACCAGCGGCAGACGGTGCCGTTCGGAATGCACAGCAACAGCCTGGAGGTAGGCTACGAATGGATTGCCCATACCATGTTCCCGGTGCACGTAAAGGTGGAGGACCTGCGTGTAACCGTGGGCAGCAGTCGCTGTAAGCAACCCTACAGCGCCAGCATCTATAACATTTCGGCCATGAGCTACGGCTCCCTGAGCAAGACCGCCGTGACGGCCCTAAGCGCAGGCGCCAAACTGGGCGGCTTTGCCCACAACACCGGCGAGGGCGGCGTTAGCCCGTTCCACATAGAAGGGGGCGGCGACCTGATCTGGCAGATTGGCACGGGCTACTTCGGCTGCCGCGACAAAAACGGCAATTTCTCGGAGGACTTGTTCCGGGAGCAGGTGGCGCATCCGCATATAAAGATGGTGGAGATAAAGCTGTCGCAGGGCGCCAAGCCGGGGCACGGCGGTATACTGCCAGCCGCCAAGAACACGCCTGAGATAGCGGCCATCCGGAAAGTGGAGCCGTATACAACGGTCGCCTCGCCTCCTTCGCATTCCGCTTTCAAAGATCAATTTACTTTGTTACTTTACATCGAGAAACTGCGCGTGCTCTCGGAGGGAAAACCTATCGGAATAAAACTATGTATTGGTAATAAGCAGGAGTTTGAGCGCCTGTGCCAGGAGATGATGCACAACCGCATCTACCCGGACTTCATCACCATCGATGGGGCGGAAGGGGGCACGGGAGCCGCACCGCTGGAGTTTACCGATAGCCTGGGCATGCCGCTCTACGATGCCTTGGCCTTTGCCCAGAGCACGCTCCGCAAGTATGGCCTGCGTGAGGAGATCAAGCTGGTCGCTGCCGGAAAGATCATTACAGGCGTGGATATCATCAAAGCTGTGTCGCTGGGGGCAGATATCTGCTACAGCGCAAGGGGGATGATGTTCGCCTTAGGCTGCATCCAGGCGCTGCAGTGCGACTCTGGCCGCTGCCCGGTGGGTATCGCCACGCAGGACAAGAACCTATACCAGGGACTGGATGTGGCGGATAAGCGCGTGCGCGTGGCCAACTTCCATGGCAACACTATCAAGTCTACGATAGAGGTAATGGAGGCCTGCGGTTTTAATAGTATCAACAGCATTACGCCAGACAAAATCTTCCGGCGCGTGGAGCAGGGCAGAAACATGAGCTTTAAAGAGTTATACTTTCCAAAGAGCCAGGCGGCCAGCAACATCACTAGAAACTATGTATTAAACTGA